One genomic region from Saprospiraceae bacterium encodes:
- a CDS encoding phytanoyl-CoA dioxygenase family protein, translated as MAHYLEELGVTDDLLTQAEKVFLDTQGYLVLGEILSDEEVTQIRDHLMILMQREGENAGAELMDSPYIRHPKEAGADRLADLVNKGQVFDIFYTHPKVLAAISRVLGKEMKLSSLNYRAAKPGAGEQKLHVDWHEAVATGDYKVCNSIWLLDDFSVANGATRMVPGTHLHGRLPQDVLKDPQSIHPDQLILEAPAGTVAIFNSHTWHGGTRNDTNDLRRAVHSYFCRRDQPQQIDQKRYILPATRERLNEAALKLLDV; from the coding sequence ATGGCACATTACCTGGAAGAGCTGGGAGTCACCGATGATCTTTTGACGCAGGCTGAAAAGGTATTTCTGGATACTCAAGGTTACCTGGTCCTGGGGGAAATATTAAGTGACGAAGAAGTGACCCAAATCAGGGATCACTTGATGATTTTGATGCAGAGGGAAGGTGAAAACGCGGGAGCGGAGCTGATGGACTCGCCTTATATCCGACATCCAAAAGAAGCTGGAGCTGACAGGCTCGCAGACCTCGTCAATAAAGGCCAGGTCTTTGATATTTTTTATACTCATCCCAAAGTCCTGGCTGCTATCAGTCGGGTGCTCGGTAAGGAGATGAAACTTTCATCACTCAATTACAGGGCAGCAAAACCCGGCGCAGGAGAGCAAAAACTTCATGTAGACTGGCATGAAGCGGTAGCAACAGGTGATTACAAAGTATGCAATTCAATTTGGTTGCTGGACGACTTTAGTGTGGCCAATGGAGCTACCCGCATGGTCCCTGGCACGCACCTGCATGGGCGATTGCCGCAGGATGTATTGAAAGATCCACAATCGATTCATCCCGACCAATTGATACTCGAGGCTCCTGCCGGTACAGTAGCTATATTTAACTCGCACACCTGGCATGGTGGTACCCGCAATGATACCAATGATCTTCGCAGAGCTGTGCACAGCTATTTTTGCAGAAGAGATCAACCTCAACAAATAGATCAAAAGCGCTATATCCTTCCAGCCACCAGGGAGCGCCTGAACGAGGCAGCTTTAAAATTGCTGGATGTATGA
- a CDS encoding PadR family transcriptional regulator produces the protein MDGNTLNIANSKAQLRKGVLELCILAIIHEQPIYPSDIIKRLKESQLIVVEGTLYPLLNRLKDAGYLEYNWQESRSGPPRKYYQITEHGKQLYLELHDSWNDLVHSVNQTTNNK, from the coding sequence ATGGATGGAAATACATTAAACATCGCCAACAGCAAAGCCCAACTTCGAAAAGGAGTTCTGGAGCTTTGTATCCTAGCTATCATCCATGAGCAACCCATCTATCCGTCGGACATCATCAAACGGTTGAAGGAATCACAGCTCATCGTGGTAGAAGGCACATTGTATCCGCTGCTCAACAGGCTCAAGGATGCGGGATATTTGGAATATAACTGGCAAGAGTCCAGATCAGGACCACCGAGAAAATATTACCAAATCACTGAACATGGAAAACAGCTCTACCTGGAGTTGCATGATTCCTGGAATGATTTAGTCCATAGTGTTAATCAAACTACAAATAACAAATAA